The DNA region GAAAAGCCCAAATCGGAGATGTTTTGGTTGAATATCCGAGGCTGGTTAAGGATTATGGAGGCTTTAAACTCGAAGCTGAGGGTGGAACACTCCACGTGGGAGAAGTTATCGGCATCGTAGGTCCAAACGGTATCGGTAAGACAACATTCGTTAAAATGCTAGCCGGAGTAGAGGAACCTACTGAGGGTAAAGTGGAGTGGTCCTTAGAAGTGAGTTACAAGCCCCAATATATCAAGGCGGAGTACGAGGGGACTGTCTTTGAACTCTTGAGCAAGATAGATGCCTCAAAGCTTATGAGCAACCTGTACAAGACGGAGCTCTTAAACCCACTGGGTATCCCTGACCTCTACGATAGAAATGTGAACGAGCTGAGCGGTGGAGAATTGCAAAGAGTTGCCATTACAGCATGCCTTATCAAAGATGCCGACCTATACCTAATAGATGAGCCTTCCGCTTACCTTGACGTTGAGCAGCGCTTAGCGGTCTCAAAGGCCATAAGGAGCTTGATGGCGAAGAACGATAAGACCGCTTTAGTTGTAGAGCATGATGTCCTCATGATTGACTACATAAGCGACCGCTTAATAGTCTTCGAAGGCGAGCCAGGAAAGCAGGGTAAAGCCCTTAGGCCAATGCCAATGAGAGAAGGAATGAACCGCTTTTTGGCAAACGTGGGTATTACGTTTAGAAGAGATCCTGAAACAGGAAGGCCAAGGGCCAACAAAGAGGGAAGCGTCAAAGATAGAGAGCAGAAGGAGAGGGGTGAATACTACTACGTTGAGGCTTGAGCGAAAGCCTCTTATTTTCCTCTTCCAATCCTCTTTTGGAGGTGGTGCTATGAAGGAGATAATATTTACTGAAAAGGCTCCAAAGCCAATCGGCCCCTACAGCCAAGCTGTGAAAGTTGGAAACTTCCTCTTTATCTCAGGGCAGATTCCAATAAACCCTGAGACTGGAGAGCTTATTCAAGGAGATATTAAAGCCCAAACACGCCAAGTTTTGGAGAACATCAAGGCCATTGTTGAAGCCGCGGGAGGAAGCCTCAATAATATCGTAAAGGTAAACGTCTACCTAAAAGACATGAACGACTTCCAAGCCATGAACGAGGTTTATGCAGAGTACTTTGGGGAGTCAAAGCCCGCAAGAGCTGCGGTTGAAGTTGCAAGGCTTCCAAAAGATGTCAAGATAGAGATTGAAGCTATTGCTTTTCTCTGAGTGCTTTTTATTTTTGGATAAAGGTTATATTTTGGAGTGCTCTAATTCTTCTTGTGGTTAAAATGGTAAGTCCGGCCTCAATTGTACTCCTGTTTGTAGAAGATTTTGCAAAAGAAAACCGCTCGCTTAAGAAGGGTGCTAAATACTTTGACTGGCAGAAGAGATACGATGCCTTTGAAACCGCTTGCGCTATGTTCGGCGTTACAATAGCGAAGCTCATTAGGGAAGGAAAAATCGAACTAAAAGTTAAGAAGGGGTTTTTTGGGAGGAAAAAGCTATTTTTTGTGAGAAGGGCCGATATACCAGAAGAATACGGCGTGATTGTAAGGGGAATGCAGTCAATCTCTCTCTACAACGAAGTCGAGCTCAAGGCGGCCTTGTTCCTCTCAATCCCAATATCTTCGTTGCCTGCTCAAGCACTTTCACGCTACATCATAATGCACGATCTAAAAGGGGAAGATTTCGAGGCCCTCCACAACAGCCTAGAGCTTCAGCATGAGAAAGAAAACCTTAAGCGGCTCTTGGATGAATTCAAACAAGATGAAGAAAGATGGAAGCTATTCGTTAAGAGCGTTGAGAGGGCTATGGACATGTGCAAGGGAAAGGAAGGAATAATGCTTTACACGCCTTTAGATATGCTTGAGGCAAGGTGATATACTCATTTTTATAGTTTCGCCCAAATCCATTTAAGGTAATCTGCTCAATTGGGAATTGTGAGAAAAATGAAGGTGAAAATAAGGCGTGAGTTGTTGGAGTATCTGCTTGAGATGGCGCGGAGTTTTTACCCAAACGAATTCGGCGGCTTTTTACGGGAGAAAAACGGCATATTTGAGGAAGTGCTTATAATTCCAAAAGGTCACTATGGCAAAGGTTCCATCTTCTTTGATCCTTACCTATTGCCCCATGATGAAGACATTAAAGGGACTGTACATTCTCACCCAGCGCCCTATACACGACCTTCAAAAGCGGATTTGCATTTTTTCTCCAAGTTTGGAGGAATTCACATAATAATAGCCTATCCCTTTGAAGAGTGGAGCATAAAAGCATACAGAAGTGATGGAAGGGAGGTAGAGGTGGAGGTGGTAGACTAGGGTTTAAGCTCAATCCAGTTCTCTTTTGAGCCTCTAATAATCTTCACAAGCCCGTTCTTTTCAAAGCGCTGGAACATACGCCATGCGGTTGTCTTTGGAATACCTAAGGCATTTCTAACCTCTGCTTGACTTGCCCTTCCTCCCTTCTCAAGAATGTAGAGCAAGGCTTTTCTCTCTTCATCATTGAGCTCAAAGCGCTCCATCTTTTTTAGGAAAGCTTCTTTGTCGAGCTTAACTTCTTTTTTGCCCTTCCGCAGGAGCTTTGAAGCCATTGCCACTACACCTATTATTAGGATGATAGCTACACCTATGAGGCTGTAGCTCGTTTTTTCCTCTTCCGAGTCTCCTACTTCTCCACTGACGCTTGAAGATAAGACGTAGCTCACGCTCTGGTTTCCTGATGGCATCTCTACAGTTTCACCTTGGATTGACATGGGTATGTCGCTCAAATCAACTATGGTGGAGCCTTCTGGGAGGATGATTTTAACAGGCATGTCCGATTCTACGCTTATACTCCAGACCAAACCTTCTTTTTTTGTCAGATCAGGAGTGTTGTAAGTTACTTCAATGATTTGAGCGTCTCCAACGTTTATTAAAATCTCATCGTCATTGAGTTCATACGATAATGGAGTTCCGCTCTCATCCGTTACAAACAAATCTTCGTAGTTGCTCCCCAAAAGCTTCAAACTTATTTGAGATGTGAACTCATTGGGGACTATCTGATAGTTTACATTAACATAGCCGTCACGATAGACGGTGAGCGTTAAATCATAAGTATATTGGGCACTAACCAAAGGAATTAAAAGGAGCACGACCATGATTAGAGCTTTCTTCACTTTATCACCTCCAAAATAAAAAATAAAGAGATCAGGCATGTCTTAAGATAAACTGGTCAACGCTGTAGAGTAGTCTTAAAGCAATTCCAAAGTGCATCTTTGCTTGTGCTATCCTGCCTTCCTTAGCGAGTCTAAGGCCAAGCTGCACTTCTTGAACGGCTGTTCTGAGCTCCAACTCAGCTCTTCTTGTATCAACACCTCTATTTTTGAGTACTTGAAGTGCCTTTGCATCCTTCCTTATTCTGTCGCCGACTTCTCTTAAAAATACCCTGAGATCTTTCTTCATCCTTTCTTCGGCTATCTTTTCGTGTATCTGGTCGAGTGTTTTGAAGAATCTTTCAATTTTGCCCCTGTTTTCTTTTATTACATCGAGTGCATCTTCCCACTTCTCCTCAGCTGCAAGCCCTTTTACTTCCTCATAAACCACTTTGATCTCCTCAAGCTTAGCCTCTGCCTCACTCGTATCGATACCTCTGTTCTTAGCCTCTTCAATTACGCGTTCTGCAAATGTTATTCCCTTTTCTGTCTTGATGAGGAAGTCTTTAACTATCTTATCCGCATTCATATATGCGAGCTCTTCCCTAACTTTCATGAGCTCCTCATCCAAAGCGGCTTTCTTTTCCTTCGCTATTTCGAGGTCTTCTTTGGCCTTCTCAAAGTCTTTGGCCTTTAGATCATCCAATACCTGCTTATATGCATCTTTGGTTTCGTTATAAAGTAGGGTTAAGTTTGAAACATCTATTCCTTGATTTTCTGCAATCCTAATCGTACGCTCGACCACTCCAAAGTACTCCTGCATTCTCTTGATTTCCTCTGGTAGCCTATCTCTAAGCTCATCAATTCTCTCCTTACCCTCTTTAAGCTGGGTTAAAACTATCTTGTAGTAGTGCATTGAGGTTAAGCTGTCGAGAATTGAGTTATAGTAATCCTCAGCCTCATACTCTTGAATGGCTTTTTCTTTATATGCTTCAGCAGTTTCATAATTCTCCAATATTGTTGAGTTCTCTGGTAGTTTGTCTCTTATTTTTTCAATGTGGCTTTCTGTAAGCTCGCTTATCCTAGTTAGCTGGTTAATTAAACGCTCTGCAATTATCTCTTCTTGTGTAGAATTGTCAAGACTTAGACTGTATTCTTCCAAGCTCTGTGTGCCGTTCTCATCTGCCAAGGCTATTCCTGCTGGTATTACACTTCCAACCAACAACAGCACCAAGGCCCAAACCTTCCACTTCATGCCAATCACCAATTGTGAATATGACGTTGCTCTTATTTTAGGAACCCGGTGAAAAGAACGTTTCGGAACGTTCCATTCTATGAAACTCTCTTTTTCTCAAAATATTTAAAGCTTTTGGGCATTTACGCATTTTTTACTGTACTTTGGAACGATAAGAATCTTTTTAAATGCTCAAAGGATACTCTTTAAAAAACTGAGCAGGGGATGAAAAATGGATCTGGTAGTCGTAGGGCATGTCGCTATTGACCACATCATTTTTCCAAACAAAAAAGATGTCCTCCAACCAGGAGGAGCAGCCGCAGCTGTAGCAACAGCCGCTGCTCTAAGCGGCGCTAAAGTTGGCTTAGTTACTAAAGTAGGACGCGACTTTCCACAAGAGTGGCTCGAGAAGCTGAGGGAGATTTTAGACATCAAAGGAGTTCACATCTTAGAGGGCAATACTATACACATATATATGATTTATAGTGAGGATGGAAGTGTTGATGCTCCCGTTGATATGGGTGTGGCCCAAAGGATGGGCGAGACTGAGATTCCCGAGGAGTATTTAAGTGCTGAGATTTTTCACATTGCTCCTATTCCTCCCGAAGAGCAGCTTAAAATGGCCAAACGATTGGAGGGGAGACGTATTAGTCTCGACTTTAACCCCACGTACATGGAGGACTATAATACAAAAACTGAGCTGATGAGGGAAGTAGTATCAAGAGCTGAAGTGGTTTTTCCAAATGAGCGCGAAGCTTTGACCATAACAAAGGCCAAAGACATTCGTGAGGCAGCTCTAAAAATGCACGAGTGGGGAGCCAAGCTCGTTGTAATAACGCGCGGTGAGAAGGGAGTTTTGGTTTATGACGGCTCATTTAAAGAGTTTCCGGCACTCCCAATAAGTGATGATGAAATGGTTGACCCAACTGGGGCTGGAGATGCGTTTGCGGGAGGATTTTTGGCCTATTATGCTAAAGATAAACCTTTGGAGGAGTGCATAGAGCAGGGACTCTATAGGGCTAGAGAAGTGCTGAAGAAAAAAGGCAGCTGGAGTATCTAATTGTTTTTTTTCACTAAATTTTTAGATGAAAGATGAAAATGGCAAAAGCCTCAAAGAAGCACCTGTAAAAACGCCTCTTCTTCTGGCTCAAGCTTTTCTATTTCCCATATCACTCTAGTACCCTCGATTTTTACTTTTCCTTTGGTGGCTCTAACATCGGCAGCATTGATGTTTCTCTCGACTACGAAGTTCTCGAGGCTCCTTAGCTTTGGAGCTTTGACTTTTATGAAGTAGTATTTATCGAGCTGCTCTTCGAGTATGATTGGCCTGAAAAACGCTAAGTATGATGTGCTCCCAAAGAGTATTGCTGAGAGTATGAGGATTATTGGCAGGTTGCCGTAGTCTTTTGGGGGCTTTGGGACGGTCTGGTTCTGGACATAGCTTATGGTGGTTGTTGTGGTAGTGGTGGTAGTCGTGATGGACGTTTGGGTCGGCGTGGGCTTTTCGACGCTCACTGTTTTCTCGTCTCCTAAGTATTTTGAGCTGTCTGCTTTAAGCTTCAAAACACCAAAGCCTATTTCGTTGAGGTCTATTTCAACTTTTCCGCTCTCATCCGTTACTCCGTAGGCCCTGCCTTTGGCTCCTTCGGCTACGACACTTACATTAGCAATTCCTTTACCACTTGAATCCCTCACATAGACTATTAGAGTTTCATTCTGCTGTTTGTAGTCCAAGAAGAGCTTTTTGACTTCAACAATGGTCTCGACGATTTTTCCATCGAAGTTGAATGTTATTCTATACGTTCCTGGATTTCTTGCCTCAATCTGTACCAACCCCAGATTGTCAGTTTTGAATTGGAGTCCATTTATTGTAACTGGGATATTGCTGACTCCTTTTCCTTCTTCGTCCTTAACTTGAACTGTAATAACCCCATTCTCAAATTTCGCATCGTAGGTTAGTTCTCTCTGATAGACCTCAAAGCTTTTGCTTTCTGTTTTTGAAATCCCTCCAAATTTTGTGTGCATAATAACCAAGTAGCGCCCGACCTCAGGTCTCGGTAGAACTATCTCATAGCTCTTCTTGCCATAAGCGGTTATGTATGTGCTCTCAGCTATAGTCTTAATGAGTTCACTTCCCCTGTAAACCTCTATCTCCACAATGCCGTTTAAAATGCCGTTTGCCTTTGATCTGACCTCGCAGGTTATTGTGACATCGTTTCCGTAGACGTATTTGTCCTGAGAGGAGATTTTGAGGTAGTAATCCACTTTCGTGAGAACTCTAAGAGTTAGGGGCACTTTTACAATTATAGGGGAGTCTTTCATTTTAGCAACGAGATTGAGGTTGTATGTGCCGGCTATAACATCATTCAGTATAATCTGCACATGCCCTTCATAAGTTTGATTTGGACTCAGCTCTTGAATTATTTCCTGAGTGTATGTTGCTCCTTTAGGGAGCTTTTCAATTGTTATAAAAACATTTTTGGCACTTTCGTTTCCCAAATTGGTTATGTTGAAATAGATATCCACGATATCGCCGGGATTTGCACTAAAAGTATTCTTCTCGGGAGAAATCATGATAACTGGCTGCCCGCTAGCTGGTGGGAGCATTATACTTGCGAGCATAACTGCAAATAATACGAATGATAGAACCTTACTCTTCACCTTTAACCACCTCTAAAATACTCCTCTGTTTCCCTACAACTTCTTCAAAACTCTTTCCTTTGTATTTAGCTAGAATCAAATCCACTTTAAAGTTTTTACCGCTTTTTGGCAGACTTTGGGGCGAAAAAAAGTGCCAACCGTTGTTTATGAATTTGACCGCGATTATGGGCTCTCCACCAAATCTATAGGCAAAGGAGGTGAGCTTTTCGATGTCTTCTCCGCTCAAGTAGAGCTTCTCCCCTTT from Palaeococcus pacificus DY20341 includes:
- a CDS encoding RidA family protein, which encodes MKEIIFTEKAPKPIGPYSQAVKVGNFLFISGQIPINPETGELIQGDIKAQTRQVLENIKAIVEAAGGSLNNIVKVNVYLKDMNDFQAMNEVYAEYFGESKPARAAVEVARLPKDVKIEIEAIAFL
- a CDS encoding Mov34/MPN/PAD-1 family protein, with amino-acid sequence MKVKIRRELLEYLLEMARSFYPNEFGGFLREKNGIFEEVLIIPKGHYGKGSIFFDPYLLPHDEDIKGTVHSHPAPYTRPSKADLHFFSKFGGIHIIIAYPFEEWSIKAYRSDGREVEVEVVD
- a CDS encoding helix-turn-helix transcriptional regulator, translated to MKKALIMVVLLLIPLVSAQYTYDLTLTVYRDGYVNVNYQIVPNEFTSQISLKLLGSNYEDLFVTDESGTPLSYELNDDEILINVGDAQIIEVTYNTPDLTKKEGLVWSISVESDMPVKIILPEGSTIVDLSDIPMSIQGETVEMPSGNQSVSYVLSSSVSGEVGDSEEEKTSYSLIGVAIILIIGVVAMASKLLRKGKKEVKLDKEAFLKKMERFELNDEERKALLYILEKGGRASQAEVRNALGIPKTTAWRMFQRFEKNGLVKIIRGSKENWIELKP
- a CDS encoding carbohydrate kinase family protein, which gives rise to MDLVVVGHVAIDHIIFPNKKDVLQPGGAAAAVATAAALSGAKVGLVTKVGRDFPQEWLEKLREILDIKGVHILEGNTIHIYMIYSEDGSVDAPVDMGVAQRMGETEIPEEYLSAEIFHIAPIPPEEQLKMAKRLEGRRISLDFNPTYMEDYNTKTELMREVVSRAEVVFPNEREALTITKAKDIREAALKMHEWGAKLVVITRGEKGVLVYDGSFKEFPALPISDDEMVDPTGAGDAFAGGFLAYYAKDKPLEECIEQGLYRAREVLKKKGSWSI
- a CDS encoding COG1470 family protein, coding for MKSKVLSFVLFAVMLASIMLPPASGQPVIMISPEKNTFSANPGDIVDIYFNITNLGNESAKNVFITIEKLPKGATYTQEIIQELSPNQTYEGHVQIILNDVIAGTYNLNLVAKMKDSPIIVKVPLTLRVLTKVDYYLKISSQDKYVYGNDVTITCEVRSKANGILNGIVEIEVYRGSELIKTIAESTYITAYGKKSYEIVLPRPEVGRYLVIMHTKFGGISKTESKSFEVYQRELTYDAKFENGVITVQVKDEEGKGVSNIPVTINGLQFKTDNLGLVQIEARNPGTYRITFNFDGKIVETIVEVKKLFLDYKQQNETLIVYVRDSSGKGIANVSVVAEGAKGRAYGVTDESGKVEIDLNEIGFGVLKLKADSSKYLGDEKTVSVEKPTPTQTSITTTTTTTTTTISYVQNQTVPKPPKDYGNLPIILILSAILFGSTSYLAFFRPIILEEQLDKYYFIKVKAPKLRSLENFVVERNINAADVRATKGKVKIEGTRVIWEIEKLEPEEEAFLQVLL
- the hjc gene encoding Holliday junction resolvase Hjc gives rise to the protein MKYRRGASAERELIKRLEKEGFAVVRSAGSKKVDIIAGNGRKYLCIEVKSTKGEKLYLSGEDIEKLTSFAYRFGGEPIIAVKFINNGWHFFSPQSLPKSGKNFKVDLILAKYKGKSFEEVVGKQRSILEVVKGEE